The Athalia rosae chromosome 7, iyAthRosa1.1, whole genome shotgun sequence genome window below encodes:
- the LOC105689237 gene encoding bestrophin-4: protein MTVTYTAEVASCRGFGCFLKLLLRWRASVYKLVWMDLTAFLMLYYSFSLVYRFLLDETQKLTFEHVVTYCKEYSDLIPLSFVLGFYVSLVMTRWWAQYMVIPWPDSIAVFVSATIHGQDERGRLMRRTIVRYTCVCLTLVLTNISPRVKKRFPTLDHFVDAGLLLENELAIFQSLNAKFPKPSKHWLPIVWASSIVTRARKEGRIRDDFAVKTLIDELNKFRGNAGRLIHYDMISIPLVYTQVVTLAVYTYFLTSVMGRQWTESGDGSSAETGTIVDKYFPVFTTLQFFFYMGWLKVAETLINPFGEDDDDFEVNWIIDRNLQVSYLIVDEMHHEHPELIRDQYWDEIFPIELPYTAAAQPFREEHPEPSTAGIQLSAAQQELQPSSVRIEDLAPEYNSKFHTEIADDAASGIHFTAGGGKISRSGSRVSTRERRFSGGSTPSNISGSLTRVNSVTSVLKRLFSKEDRPDGNKSADGTRTPARMPNSSSAASLQTRFPGGGSMRIGVIEEVDEQMTMTSMRPETRPHVNSIFPQGPPPPTAPVNVPGSVSNVNGRNTSEILSTSAPAAAVRSVNPTRAQRTTQSARSSAAFEPATSYSSGQVNEADNISLSSSSTVSSDDEFSKLKTEREKQRRDRTILKLARSISAQTQINQAGRLGAGDSEALLTELGHSSRISLRPRDDNFSDHV, encoded by the exons ATGGAGGGCCAGTGTTTATAAACTGGTATGGATGGACTTAACGGCTTTTTTAATGCTGTACTATTCATTTTCACTTGTCTATCGTTTTTTACTGGATGAAacacaaaaattaacattcgaACACGTAGTCACCTATTGCAAAGAGTACAGCGACCTTATCCCATTGTCATTTGTGCTTGGTTTTTATGTTAGTCTTGTGATGACCCGGTGGTGGGCTCAGTACATGGTAATCCCATGGCCAGACTCCATAGCGGTCTTTGTTTCTGCAACGATTCATGGCCAAGATGAACGGGGGAGGCTCATGAGACGTACCATTGTGAG aTACACTTGCGTCTGCCTTACACTTGTTCTCACAAATATATCCCCAAGAGTTAAAAAGCGGTTTCCAACTTTAGACCATTTTGTGGATGCAGGCTTACTCCTAGAAAATGAGCTTGCAATATTTCAGAGTTTGAATGCAAAGTTTCCTAAGCCGAGCAAGCACTGGCTACCAATCGTTTGGGCCTCAAGCATCGTAACCCGAGCTCGCAAAGAAGGTCGAATCCGTGATGATTTCGCCGTTAAAACTTTAATAGACGAATTAAATAAGTTCAGAGGCAATGCCGGAAGACTCATACACTACGACATGATCAGCATACCTCTAGTCTATACCCAGGTCGTCACTCTGGCAGTATATACGTACTTTTTAACTAGTGTTATGGGCAGACAGTGGACCGAATCGGGTGATGGAAGCAGTGCCGAGACTGGGACAATTGTAGATAAATATTTCCCTGTATTCACAACTCTGcagttctttttttacatGGGGTGGCTCAAGGTTGCCGAAACTCTGATTAACCCATTTGGTGAGGACGATGACGACTTTGAAGTTAATTGGATCATTGATAGGAATTTACAA GTCAGCTACCTTATCGTAGACGAAATGCATCATGAACATCCTGAGCTGATTCGAGATCAATACTGGGATGAAATCTTTCCTATCGAACTGCCATATACTGCAGCTGCACAGCCCTTCAGAGAAGAACATCCTGAGCCTTCAACAGCTGGTATTCAGCTTTCTGCTGCTCAGCAGGAACTTCAACCATCGTCAGTAAGAATCGAAGATCTGGCACCAGAATACAATTCCAAATTCCATACAGAGATTGCAGATGATGCTGCTTCTGGGATACATTTTACAGCTGGTGGTGGAAAAATATCCAG AAGCGGAAGTAGAGTCAGTACGAGGGAGCGACGATTCAGCGGAGGTTCGACACCTAGCAACATTAGTGGCTCACTGACAAGAGTAAACAGCGTAACAAGTGTTTTGAAAAGACTATTCAGTAAAGAGGATCGACCAGATGGCAATAAGAGCGCAGATGGCACCAGAACTCCTGCCAGGATGCCTAATTCAAGCTCTGCAGCTTCCTTGCAAACTCGTTTCCCAG GCGGAGGCTCGATGAGAATTGGAGTAATCGAAGAGGTTGATGAACAGATGACTATGACTTCAATGCGGCCAGAAACTCGGCCTCACGTTAATAGCATTTTTCCACAAGGTCCTCCACCACCCACCGCACCAGTGAATGTTCCAGGCTCAGTTTCAAACGTCAATGGCCGTaatacttcagaaattttatcAACCAGCGCCCCAGCTGCTGCAGTTCGATCAGTCAACCCAACAAG GGCACAGCGTACAACGCAATCTGCCCGCTCTAGTGCTGCTTTTGAGCCTGCAACAAGCTATAGTAGCGGACAAGTAAACGAAGCTGATAATATCAGTTTAAGTAGTTCAAGCACCGTGAGTTCAGatgacgaattttcaaaactaaaaacggaaagagaaaaacaaagacgGGATAGAACAATTCTCAAACTTGCGAGAAGCATAAGTGCTCAAACGCAGATTAATCAAGCGGGGCGCCTTGGTGCTGGCGATTCTGAGGCTCTCCTAACCGAGTTGGGTCACTCTTCTCGAATTTCACTCAGGCCAAGAGACGATAATTTCAGTGACCATGTTTAG